The following nucleotide sequence is from Cydia splendana chromosome 11, ilCydSple1.2, whole genome shotgun sequence.
CCATACCCCGGATATGCCAAAAAATTGGTTTAAACTGTAATAACAGAAACTATTTTTAACACAAGTACTTGGAGCTatctacctatttttaattcatatttgtatttgtattcatattcataactattttacaataaacaagttATAAATACACAAAATCATTTCCGCACCCAAAATTCCCGGGGCATGATGATGACATTACTACATCGAAAAGTGGGGTATTCAATATTCATCAATTTCTTAATTTCATATCTGTATCATTCttaatgtataattatttaaaaaactatttttatatttgccTATCTAAAAGGTTAAGCATTAACCTCCCAAAGCTTCATATCATTCTCCACCACTTCTACATATCGTTTTCTCTTCTCCTCATCTTTAAACAAGGGAGCTAGGGTCTTGAGGGAGAGCCCTAGTAAGGCTCCATCGTCTAACATACGATTGAGGGACAGTATTAAAGCGTTATTGTAGAAGAGTCGCAGTAAACTTGGTCGGTAGTAGAGGTATTGGCTGTCCAGGAGGTTCCGTCGGGCCCAGGCTTCAATGGTTTTTTTGCCGCTTGCTATCTGTAATTAAAAGTTGATTAATGAGTAGGTATACAATGACCTGGAGCCCAAAATGTTgaagtatgtacagtcacctgcaataatatattaatattacacaacgaaggccgcaaaaatatctgacacgatcttatttgtagagccataagagcgtgtcacatattgcggccttcgaagagtaacatattattgcaggtgactgtacatctaggacaaaatatgaaacaaagagGCCTATCACATATACTTTTAAAAACTATATTACCATAGACAATGATTGGccggaatttttttttttaatttacttattggTCAAGCAACTTTTTTGCTGTTGGTCTGTCTCGTGAGCCAGGGGGATAACAGTAGGTAACACAGATTGCTGCAAATAAGtttctgacaaaaaaaaaatatgtttttaaatgtaggtactttaaggctgatttagacggcgtgcgaactcgcatgcgagtttcattacattgcgggcttTGAtcagtcggttgaattggacgtaacccaTTGTCCGGAATGCAACTAAAATCGAATGCGAGTCctcgcgccgtctaaatcagcccttattaTTGCCGACTGCATTTAATGCCGCCAAAAATTAGACTCGTCTCGTTAAAGCGAATCATATGAGCAATCTGCACTGATTTTGCAGCAACAAAGTGTGGTGGTGCCATTATTACGGCATTTACGGctcaaaaaataaattacaggtcTCGTATATAACTCGCAAATGCAATAAAATGTAACTATCTACCTACTAATCTaataacacattcattgccacccagccaaacaagacgtccgcgccaggccacaacaatttcgtcatataaagcagtagtaccacgatcccgactatcgggtcgtccggcctgggaactaaattataaaatacccgatagtcgggttttcggcactgaatgtgttaaattcgAACACTATTGGGAACATACCCTAATATCCCCGACTTGTCTAAGGAAGTTGGAGGCGAAGTGGGACCTCAGTCTGTCCGAGTTGTTTGTATGGTGTTTCCGGTCTCGCACGTACGAACGCAGCATGTTGTACCCGTACCTCTTGAATTTGAACACCTGCAACAGATAATGCAACTTATACTTATAGAAACTGCGCGTTGGGTTCtgtacagtctgacaaaaaagagtagaaattaaagtggcaatactgtagtgtcgtccctttcaaatcattttatataaaagaacgggacgacactaagtacagtattgccactttttaatttctactctttttgtcagactacacctaattacctacctaataacCATTTAGTTTAAATCGCAAGCTTAAAATTGTCATAAAAACTTCATGCCAACAATGGTGATGCCCACTAATTATAATACAGTGCAAGCACGGTCTCTTGGGAGTCTTGGGCGTTGTAGACTACGCCACCTTGTGGCTTAAATCGGTAACTTCAACTTGAAATCGGCTCTTaagccccctcctcactcgtgcgcgaatcacggcgcgaagccgcgaacgtgagtgtggcgtcgattttcgcagacagcgaaatcgactccacactcgcgttcgcggcttcgcccgcgattcacgcgcatagtctggagggggctttagggTTGGCGGATTATTGCTGCTCGTCGAAGATAGCGAAAACTTATGTCGTTGATTGGAAAATTCCGAACCGGGCTTTAAAACTTCCTATTTCTTTGACTCTAATATAGGGCGCTCCGGCCTTGACCGGCGTAAAATCCCCCAAATCTATTCAAAGCGCAACTATATACATGGctcaaaaaacaggtattttaTTCTTTAAACGAGTTCCTCCAAATCTAGTAATATTAAGTAGAAATTATAGTTGTAATGTAAGTAAACAATGTAATAAATTAAGACCACCTATGTATAGCTTTAACTTAACATTTGCATGCTTAACCAGCAAAATATGTCACTGTGCAGGATAATCTTTTCAATATCACCttgttgtacagtcacctgcaataatatgttactcttcgaaggccgcaaaaatatgtgacacactcttatggctctacaaataagatcgtgtcagatatttttgcggccttcgttgtgtaacatattattgcaggtgactgtaccatattttatgcaaataaaagaattttattttatttatttattatttaatgtcgGGAAATACTATCCGTATACAAAATCCGTATCCGTAACCCatatacataaaataattgGCATGGCTCTCATTCtattaaaagtaaatataatGTATAACATAGGAACTAAATATTACCTGATAAACAAAATTCCCCGTCACATAAGAATCAATATAATGCGTCCCATAACTCCTCATAAACTTCCTGATATCTGCCACGTCGCTCCCATTCATGGCGCCCATCGCCTTCTCCACATAGCTCTTGACAGCCACGTGTTCCAAACTGTCAATTTTGACAGTTTTGTGCACTTTTGACAGCTTTAGAAGAACGTAGCAGCAGTTGTCGCGGACGATGTCGACGTCTATGCCGAGGGTGCGCATGATTTCGTCCTGGATCCAGTCGCCCATGAAGGCTTTCCAGGGCTTGTCTGTTCTGAAAACGAGAGAATGTcaacttagcgccacttgcaccatcccactaactcggggcttaccggttaaaccgttaacccagtgtcaaattgtactggtaaccttgGTAACTCGAGGTTcaaccggttaacctcgggttagtgaatggtgcaagtggcccttaaagtgtcattctatggaactgtctctgaatgatgaatttactagtgacttttgtttacatagttagcaagttccgtagaatgacactttagtaatTCTGGTTTTGCATTGAAAGCTAATTTTTGCTTTTAACACTTCGCCGAGACTCATGAATATTTCCAACACCCCGCGTGCCAACCCAACATTCATGAAATGTTATTATTTAGTCATCACTTTTTACCCACGCTGTTTGGGCTTTGGTCCCCACGCTGGTCCAAAGCGAAATGGGGACTTAACATATACCTTGGTATTTCATATATAAGTTCAGAgtaactcattggtacgagccggggttaacCGCGCTGTCAGGGTGGAAAGTCGCAcgtcttaccgctaggccaccaaaTTGCTCCCATTATATCAAACTAGATTCTGCCCGCtacttacggctcggccacgacatggcgacggcggcagcgataaccataggttggagcgagacacagcgatcggacctttcgttcctaCCTATGGTTGCCGTAGCCGCCGTCGCCAgacgcgcaatgtcgtggccgagctgTTAGACTGCGTGGAATTATGATAATggataaaaactattctatgaAACTAAGTATCCCCATACAAAACTTGATCTGAatctgttcagcagtttaagggtgaagaggtaacagacagacagacagacaggagttactttcgcatttataatattagtagtgATAGGCACTGTCTTGATTAGACATTATAAATAACTAAACGCGAAGATATTGTGTGGCAAAGATTAACAATGTAGTTAGATGTCAGTTAGAGTCATGATCTTGACTAATTAATCGTGAGTGTCAAGTTATCGACTCAATGATTCATTTTATCATAAATTTTCCTGTGAATCATTAAACGCAATATCTATTGCACGTTTACGTTATCAGCTTAAACTAGGATGACGGAATGTGTATAGAATGAATCTGAATACCTTCCTGtaagcttataaaaataaaagtaaatttcTTGCCCCTCAATCTGAAAATTCTAGAAGTATTCATCCAGCAACTTATCAAAGGATTCACACAATGGTATATTCATCTCCACCCGGTCTTCACTCAGCGCCTCCTAGCTGCTGCCTTTGAGAAATACTTCAGTGTGAAGAAAAGATAGTATGACTCTTACCCCTCAATCTGAAAATTCTGGAAGTATCCATCGAGCAGCTCGCCAAAGGTCTCACACAGCAGTATGTTCATCTCCACCTTGTCTTCTCCCAGCGCCTCCTTGCTGCTGGCTTTAAGGAATACTTCAGTGTACAGAAAAGAAAGTATAACTCGTACCCCTCAATCTGAAAATTCTGGAAGTACCCATCGATCAGCTCGTCAAAGGTCTCAAAGAGTAAGATGTTCCTCTCCACCCTGTCTTCGCCCAGGGTTTCTTTGCTGCTGGCTTTAAGAAGTACTTCAGtgtaaagaagaagaagaaactaTAAGGTCTCACACAGCACAGCAGTATGTTCGTCAACACCCTGTCATCTCCCAGCATCTCCTAGCTGCTGGTTTTAAGAAATACTTCAGtgtaaagaaaataaagtaggtatacctCTTACCCCTCAATCTGAAAATTCTGGAAGTATCCAACGGGCAACTCATCAAAGGTCTCACACAGCAGTATATTCATCGCCACCCTGTCTTCTCCCAGCGCCCCCTAGCTGCTGGCTTTAAGAAATATTTcagtgtaaataaaataaagtataaCTCTTACCCCTCAATCTGAAAATTCTGGAAGTATCCATCCAGCAGCTCGTCAAAGGTCTCACAGAGTAAGATGTTCATCTCCACCCTGTCTTCGCCCAGGGTTTCTTTGCTGCTCACATTAAGGAAGACCTTAAT
It contains:
- the LOC134795077 gene encoding torso-like protein yields the protein MFTVLFMICLRVAFSASDESDLGYSLSIGNAINVFANYGDLSQVTQVISADYDDDEEEFPDPFSEKNIKVFLNVSSKETLGEDRVEMNILLCETFDELLDGYFQNFQIEGTDKPWKAFMGDWIQDEIMRTLGIDVDIVRDNCCYVLLKLSKVHKTVKIDSLEHVAVKSYVEKAMGAMNGSDVADIRKFMRSYGTHYIDSYVTGNFVYQVFKFKRYGYNMLRSYVRDRKHHTNNSDRLRSHFASNFLRQVGDIRIASGKKTIEAWARRNLLDSQYLYYRPSLLRLFYNNALILSLNRMLDDGALLGLSLKTLAPLFKDEEKRKRYVEVVENDMKLWEVNA